GGTCAAGGAATTGCTGGAAGCTGTGGAGCTGCCAGAAAATTACGCAGGCCGCTATCCACATGAGCTTTCCGGTGGTCAGCGTCAGCGTGTCTCGCTGGCCCGTGGCCTGGTGCTGAACCCAGAGCTGGTTATCGCAGATGAGCCGACCTCTGCATTGGACGTATCCGTGCAGGCTGTGGTGCTGGAGCTATTCCAGGACCTACAAAAGGAGTTTGGTTTCGCAGCCCTGTTTATCTCCCATGACCTGGCGGTCATTGATATGGTCTCCCACACCGTGGGCGTGCTGTATCACGGTGACCTGGTGGAATATGGGCGCGGTGTGAAAGTCATGCGCGAGCCGGAGGATGATTACACCAAGAAGCTGGTTGCTTCACTGCCGGTTCCTGACCCAGTGGAGCAAAAGAAGCGCCGCGAGCACCTCGCCGCTATTCGCGGGCAGTTGGTTTAAGAATCAGCGCCTTGCACGGCATTAACTTTGGCTTTCTTGATTGCCTTGTTAATGCCGTGTTTGAGCGTTGGGCGGGCTTCTTTAAGTGGGTGCGCGATAGCGCGCAGGCCCATATATGCAATCTGGTCTGCTGCCTGATTAAGCGGGTCACCAGCGTGACCTAATACGCGGCGAATCTTTACGTCGCATTGACCGTTGAGGTCTTTCCACGCTTGGTGGAAACGCGAGCGGGAACCAGGCGTGAGCCCGCGCCAGGTGCGCCCGCGGGGGTTGCGGCGGCGTGAATTGCGCTGGCCTTGGCGTTGCTGCGGGGCAGTGCGCGGCTTTTCGCCGGACAAGATGTAGTCCACAGCTTCCAATGCAGCGACGGAATCGGATTCAATGACTGCCTGCCTTGCACCAACTTTGTGCAAGTACTTCAGCGCCAGGGTGAGCGATTCCAATTCCAACTCATCGGTAGAAGCTTTCGTCTTTGCGGTACGCAGCTGGAAATCACCGTTGTTGGCAACAAAGCACATGGAGCCTTTATATACGGTGTCCGAGGAGGCATCGGTAGCAATGCGCACTAGCTCATCATCCTGTGGACGTGCATTATCCGA
This region of Corynebacterium casei LMG S-19264 genomic DNA includes:
- a CDS encoding RNase H family protein; this encodes MPEPRLDLEALLGTQSRTYKTRQVTEDMVQRPIHVAIALWDQPWKSAHNQKIEGWVIAVDSKRARFVRRGRTTKGDVVERTLAELNDALKNLRGKAWIVTGRRQAGLRLALEEQGHLVTGSFSEKNRAGKRASMQRKKDDHAALREAKKTGEAPDTVKTTQVPTTPAHWWPQFGSDNARPQDDELVRIATDASSDTVYKGSMCFVANNGDFQLRTAKTKASTDELELESLTLALKYLHKVGARQAVIESDSVAALEAVDYILSGEKPRTAPQQRQGQRNSRRRNPRGRTWRGLTPGSRSRFHQAWKDLNGQCDVKIRRVLGHAGDPLNQAADQIAYMGLRAIAHPLKEARPTLKHGINKAIKKAKVNAVQGADS